A genomic region of Lysinibacillus sp. 2017 contains the following coding sequences:
- a CDS encoding ABC transporter substrate-binding protein translates to MKKVFLIMAILLVAVLAACGNNEDAKISAGGEKPTVKIGYLPITHAVPLYMQNNEQYKDYKLELVKFGSWPELMDALNTGAIDGASVLIQLAMNAKEKGIDLKAVALGHRDGNVLIGGNDIGSVEDLVGKSFAIPSRFSTHNILLYEMLQKHGIEYDEVDVIELPPAEMPAALAEGRIAGYVVAEPFGAMSVALENGKVLYQSEEIWKDSIDCGLVLRGQFINDNKELVQTFVNDYIASGELAEQKDEHTHEVVGQYLTVEKNVLDISLDWISYDNLNIEEDSFAILRDALIEMGLSENPPAYEDFVDASFVNY, encoded by the coding sequence ATGAAAAAAGTTTTTCTAATCATGGCCATTTTATTAGTAGCGGTGTTAGCTGCATGTGGAAATAATGAAGATGCGAAAATATCAGCAGGAGGTGAAAAACCAACAGTCAAAATTGGTTATTTACCGATTACACATGCGGTACCTTTGTATATGCAAAATAATGAGCAATATAAAGATTATAAATTAGAACTTGTAAAATTTGGTTCTTGGCCAGAGTTAATGGACGCATTGAATACCGGAGCAATCGATGGTGCATCTGTCCTCATTCAATTAGCAATGAATGCCAAAGAAAAAGGGATTGATTTGAAGGCAGTGGCACTTGGACACCGTGACGGAAACGTATTAATCGGTGGCAATGATATTGGATCCGTTGAAGATTTAGTAGGAAAGTCATTTGCGATTCCGAGTCGTTTTTCCACACACAATATTTTGTTATATGAAATGTTACAAAAGCACGGTATTGAATATGATGAAGTCGATGTAATTGAATTACCACCAGCAGAGATGCCAGCTGCTTTAGCGGAAGGTAGAATTGCTGGATATGTTGTGGCTGAGCCATTTGGTGCGATGTCAGTAGCACTTGAAAATGGGAAAGTGCTCTACCAATCAGAAGAAATTTGGAAAGATTCAATTGACTGCGGCTTAGTATTACGAGGTCAATTTATTAACGACAATAAAGAGTTAGTTCAAACATTTGTAAATGATTACATTGCCAGTGGTGAATTAGCGGAACAAAAAGATGAGCATACGCATGAAGTAGTAGGTCAATATTTAACTGTAGAAAAAAATGTATTAGATATTTCACTTGATTGGATTTCATATGACAATTTAAATATCGAAGAAGATAGCTTTGCCATTTTACGTGATGCTTTAATCGAGATGGGGTTATCAGAAAATCCACCTGCATACGAAGATTTTGTAGATGCAAGTTTTGTGAATTATTAG
- a CDS encoding DUF4242 domain-containing protein, whose protein sequence is MNLFLVESTINEVSTKQEFTSLVEKVHTTEGVDVIEVQVAKDFSRSYFILESSEQNVAISALQSQGISIDLVKEVRLIGKELDEVKAGGEQVNYLVEWEIPAEITMEKYLERKKKNSVKYEEVPDVKFSRTYVCEDMTKCLCFYDAPDEAAVKRAREAVQTPITSLTELAE, encoded by the coding sequence ATGAATTTATTTTTAGTAGAATCAACAATTAATGAGGTTTCAACAAAACAGGAGTTTACAAGTTTAGTAGAGAAAGTTCATACAACGGAAGGTGTGGACGTGATTGAAGTGCAAGTGGCAAAAGATTTCTCTCGTAGCTATTTCATACTTGAATCTTCAGAGCAAAATGTTGCAATATCAGCTCTACAATCACAAGGTATATCGATTGATTTAGTAAAGGAAGTTCGTTTGATTGGGAAAGAATTAGACGAAGTAAAAGCTGGTGGCGAGCAAGTGAATTATTTAGTTGAATGGGAAATTCCAGCTGAAATTACAATGGAAAAATATTTGGAGCGCAAAAAGAAAAATTCTGTGAAATATGAAGAAGTACCTGATGTGAAATTCTCTCGCACATATGTATGTGAAGATATGACAAAATGTTTATGCTTCTATGATGCTCCAGATGAAGCGGCAGTAAAACGAGCACGTGAAGCAGTTCAAACACCAATTACGTCTTTAACGGAATTAGCAGAATAA
- a CDS encoding phosphoribosyl-ATP pyrophosphohydrolase encodes MNIIPIYNKLIRDRILEILESIRLTYNAYTLLPDQYLTEIKKKLYEEVKEFDETTNEMDAIEEMADVLELLHAALKVYGKSFDELEAVRIKKKDERGGFDKGLYLIDVQDK; translated from the coding sequence GTGAATATCATACCTATATATAACAAGCTTATTCGAGATCGAATTTTAGAAATCCTCGAATCAATACGACTTACATATAACGCATACACATTATTACCAGATCAATATTTAACAGAAATCAAAAAGAAACTTTATGAAGAAGTGAAAGAATTTGATGAGACAACAAATGAAATGGATGCGATTGAAGAGATGGCAGATGTTTTAGAGCTACTGCATGCGGCTTTGAAAGTATATGGTAAATCATTTGATGAATTGGAAGCGGTTCGTATAAAGAAAAAGGACGAACGAGGAGGCTTTGATAAAGGTCTATATTTAATCGACGTTCAGGACAAATAA
- the nagZ gene encoding beta-N-acetylhexosaminidase produces MRKVWLLSFLLLTGCSQLVNEPAVEEKTPQQQLAQMQEEILTELEQQQLILGETKQQDLQNYKQLDDNHFTLSDDFSVAIQTKDQLVEQLTITLPEQVAAENIETTFTFEENVEGQWLVEQNMVTALQLTRTAPTFKQQIYSLPLAEKVGQMLMIGMDGTTVSKELKQALQQHIGHVILFKKNITSTEQLRALITGIDAVETDFPVWVGIDEEGGSVSRLPNELVKLPSAHVLASKYSAIQVEAISKQLGVALASNGIDIDFAPVMDVNSNPQNPVIGKRAFSVDADVVSNYAGHFANGLQQAGVQAVAKHFPGHGDTTVDSHIGLPIINKSIEQLQQLELRPFQQAVDQGIDSIMVGHLLVPALDANEPASLSSKIVTDLLREQWHYDGIIITDDLTMGALNLPLPQAILQAVQAGNDIALANGTLADVLAGQQLVVQAVEKGTIPLEQINESAYRILERKKEQPLQNFSVQQWNQEMQKLLNK; encoded by the coding sequence ATGCGCAAAGTGTGGTTACTAAGTTTTCTCCTCCTCACAGGCTGTAGTCAATTAGTAAATGAACCAGCAGTAGAGGAAAAAACACCGCAGCAACAACTAGCACAGATGCAAGAGGAAATTTTAACCGAGCTTGAACAACAACAGCTCATTTTAGGAGAAACAAAGCAGCAGGATTTACAAAATTATAAGCAGCTGGATGACAATCATTTTACGCTTTCAGATGATTTTAGTGTAGCCATTCAAACGAAAGATCAATTGGTTGAACAATTAACGATTACACTGCCTGAACAAGTAGCGGCAGAAAATATCGAGACAACCTTTACTTTTGAAGAAAATGTAGAGGGACAATGGTTGGTCGAACAAAATATGGTGACGGCATTACAACTAACGAGAACAGCACCTACATTCAAACAACAAATTTATAGCTTGCCACTAGCTGAAAAAGTAGGGCAAATGCTCATGATAGGGATGGACGGGACAACAGTTTCCAAAGAGTTAAAGCAGGCGCTACAACAGCATATTGGTCATGTCATCTTATTTAAGAAAAATATTACGTCGACTGAACAGTTGCGTGCACTTATAACTGGAATTGATGCAGTAGAAACAGATTTTCCAGTATGGGTGGGAATTGATGAAGAAGGCGGAAGCGTGTCGCGTTTACCAAATGAGCTTGTTAAATTACCGTCTGCACACGTGTTGGCTTCCAAGTACTCAGCCATTCAGGTTGAGGCCATCTCCAAACAATTAGGTGTAGCACTAGCAAGTAACGGAATCGATATCGATTTTGCGCCCGTTATGGATGTGAATAGTAATCCACAAAATCCAGTCATCGGCAAACGCGCATTTAGTGTAGATGCAGATGTTGTTAGTAATTACGCAGGACATTTTGCGAATGGTTTACAGCAAGCAGGTGTGCAAGCTGTTGCGAAGCATTTCCCAGGGCATGGGGATACAACTGTCGATTCACATATTGGATTACCTATTATTAATAAATCAATCGAACAATTACAACAGCTAGAATTACGCCCATTTCAACAAGCTGTAGACCAAGGCATTGATAGTATTATGGTTGGTCATTTGTTAGTGCCTGCACTAGATGCGAATGAACCCGCATCACTTTCATCGAAGATTGTGACCGATTTACTACGAGAACAGTGGCATTATGATGGCATTATTATAACGGATGATTTAACGATGGGTGCACTGAATCTCCCATTACCTCAGGCAATTTTACAGGCGGTTCAAGCAGGGAATGATATCGCACTGGCAAATGGTACGCTAGCGGATGTGTTGGCGGGTCAACAACTTGTCGTGCAGGCAGTAGAGAAAGGCACAATTCCATTAGAGCAAATTAATGAAAGTGCATACCGTATTTTAGAACGTAAAAAAGAGCAACCACTACAAAATTTTTCAGTCCAGCAATGGAATCAAGAAATGCAGAAGCTTTTAAATAAATAG
- a CDS encoding helix-turn-helix transcriptional regulator: MTIIINIDVMLAKRKMSVTELSERVGITMANMSILKNGKAKAIRISTLEAICEALDCQPGDILEYRKED; encoded by the coding sequence ATGACCATTATAATAAATATTGATGTTATGTTAGCGAAAAGAAAAATGAGTGTCACCGAGCTGTCAGAACGAGTCGGCATTACGATGGCCAATATGTCGATTTTAAAAAATGGCAAAGCAAAAGCGATTCGAATTTCGACGTTAGAAGCCATTTGCGAGGCACTAGATTGTCAGCCAGGTGATATTTTGGAGTATCGAAAAGAAGATTAA
- a CDS encoding acyl-CoA dehydrogenase family protein — translation MALNKDLLLQIIEEKLKPVVKKVDEQAHYAEDYILALGKAGFFNSATKDLPILLLDEATVVRETAKVCMTTAFCIWCHLAALTYLRNSGNNYLKQVILPKLENGGLLGATGLSNAMKFYSGLEKLHLTAEKTEDGYIINGVLPAVSNLGKRHYFGAIATIDEREVMVLVSTNTLGLELNEKIGFIGVNGSATYTCKFDNVVIPNNFIIAEDAKAFCDVIRPTFIYYQVPLGAGVIAAAAEGIEKVKAKQNGCNSYLKVQATELRNQYERIETELKNLASNLTLKDVVNTRLQAVQDTLSAVQANMIHNGAAGYVAGSVPSRKLREAYFFANLTPTVRHLEKIKMNFAYVDKEGVV, via the coding sequence ATGGCATTGAATAAGGATCTTTTATTACAAATCATCGAAGAAAAACTGAAGCCTGTTGTGAAGAAAGTGGATGAACAGGCACATTATGCGGAAGATTATATTTTGGCATTAGGTAAGGCTGGTTTCTTTAATTCAGCAACGAAGGACTTGCCGATTTTGTTACTAGATGAAGCGACAGTCGTTCGTGAAACGGCAAAGGTTTGTATGACAACGGCGTTTTGTATTTGGTGCCATTTAGCCGCATTAACTTATTTACGCAATAGTGGAAATAACTATTTAAAACAAGTCATTTTGCCGAAATTAGAAAATGGTGGATTGTTAGGTGCGACTGGTTTATCAAACGCGATGAAATTCTACTCAGGTTTGGAAAAACTGCATTTAACAGCTGAAAAAACAGAAGACGGCTATATAATTAACGGTGTATTACCGGCCGTATCAAACCTAGGAAAACGTCATTACTTTGGTGCAATTGCAACGATTGACGAGCGAGAAGTGATGGTACTCGTTTCGACAAATACACTGGGCCTTGAGTTGAATGAGAAAATTGGATTTATCGGTGTGAACGGTAGTGCTACGTATACATGCAAATTTGATAATGTAGTTATTCCGAACAACTTTATCATTGCAGAAGATGCAAAAGCCTTTTGTGACGTAATTCGACCGACATTCATTTATTATCAAGTGCCACTTGGTGCAGGTGTTATTGCAGCAGCCGCTGAAGGTATCGAAAAAGTAAAAGCAAAGCAAAATGGCTGCAATAGTTATTTAAAAGTACAGGCGACAGAGCTTCGCAATCAATATGAAAGAATTGAGACGGAGTTAAAAAATTTAGCAAGTAATTTAACATTAAAAGATGTCGTAAATACCCGTTTACAAGCTGTACAGGATACGTTATCAGCCGTGCAGGCTAATATGATTCATAATGGTGCGGCTGGTTATGTGGCAGGAAGTGTGCCGTCTCGAAAATTACGTGAAGCATACTTTTTTGCAAATTTAACACCAACTGTACGTCACTTAGAAAAAATTAAAATGAACTTTGCTTATGTGGATAAAGAGGGGGTAGTCTAA
- a CDS encoding metallophosphoesterase family protein, with translation MNLFVVSDIHGMYKQFEQMLTHWDKESTLVILGDLIDRGPRSLDVIHKVIELKHTYGEQVIFCKGNHEDMLLNYIEQPESNYERYFRNGGRETMVNFFESLPQDIKDISELEQANIVKANFKDELAFLETAKLHVVIGDVLFTHAGFDSANTDFTITTNRDFIWIREHYLKENGTPYVNVFGHTPLKYIHESNEVWQSADGKYVAIDGGCYFSGQLNGVFMSEHGEVLEIYHVNGDSSASYID, from the coding sequence ATGAATTTATTTGTAGTAAGTGATATTCACGGGATGTATAAGCAATTTGAGCAAATGTTAACGCATTGGGACAAAGAAAGTACGCTTGTCATTTTGGGCGACCTTATCGACCGAGGACCACGATCTTTGGATGTGATACATAAAGTGATAGAGCTTAAACATACATATGGTGAGCAAGTTATTTTCTGCAAAGGCAATCATGAGGACATGCTATTGAACTATATTGAACAGCCTGAAAGTAATTATGAACGCTATTTTCGAAATGGCGGAAGAGAAACAATGGTCAACTTTTTTGAATCATTACCACAAGATATTAAGGATATTAGTGAGCTTGAGCAAGCTAATATCGTAAAGGCAAATTTCAAGGACGAACTGGCCTTTTTAGAGACTGCTAAATTACATGTGGTTATTGGGGATGTACTTTTTACACATGCTGGTTTTGATTCAGCTAATACAGATTTTACGATCACGACTAATCGTGATTTTATATGGATTCGTGAGCATTATTTAAAGGAAAATGGCACACCCTATGTTAATGTGTTTGGCCATACGCCATTAAAATATATTCACGAATCGAATGAGGTTTGGCAAAGCGCGGACGGAAAATATGTGGCAATAGATGGTGGTTGCTATTTTAGTGGCCAATTAAATGGCGTGTTCATGTCAGAACATGGCGAAGTGCTTGAAATTTATCATGTGAATGGGGATTCAAGTGCTAGTTATATTGACTAA
- a CDS encoding ABC transporter ATP-binding protein encodes MSTAIIEIEQVSKTYDEQGTTVLQDISFNIKKGEVIAILGESGCGKSTLLNCIGGFESINQGRILFDGVSITKPSKRCIMLMQNYGLLPWRSVLKNVELGLENTNLSKDEIRSRADRYLQMVGLENRKNALPSELSGGMQQRVAIARALAIQPEVILMDEPFGALDTFTRYYLQDELMQIQQREKMTIILVTHDIDEAIYLADRILIMKPNPGEIHKEIVLKLEKPRNRSHAYFQHYRGMIFNEFQFTNENAPIEFNI; translated from the coding sequence TTGTCAACAGCGATAATTGAAATTGAACAAGTCTCTAAAACGTATGATGAACAAGGTACGACAGTGTTGCAAGATATTTCATTCAACATTAAAAAAGGGGAAGTCATAGCAATTTTAGGGGAAAGTGGCTGTGGAAAGAGCACATTGCTTAATTGTATCGGCGGTTTTGAATCGATTAACCAAGGGCGAATTCTGTTTGATGGAGTGTCCATTACTAAACCGAGTAAACGATGTATTATGTTAATGCAAAATTATGGGTTACTCCCTTGGCGTTCCGTTCTTAAAAACGTAGAACTAGGATTAGAAAATACAAATTTATCGAAGGATGAAATAAGGTCTAGGGCAGACCGTTATTTACAAATGGTTGGATTAGAAAATCGGAAAAATGCATTGCCAAGTGAATTATCTGGTGGCATGCAGCAACGCGTTGCTATCGCAAGGGCTTTAGCCATTCAACCAGAAGTAATTTTGATGGATGAACCGTTTGGCGCACTAGATACATTTACTCGTTATTATTTACAAGATGAATTGATGCAAATTCAACAGCGTGAGAAGATGACAATTATTTTAGTTACACACGATATCGATGAAGCGATTTACTTAGCGGATCGAATTTTAATTATGAAGCCAAATCCAGGTGAGATTCATAAAGAAATTGTGTTGAAACTGGAAAAGCCAAGAAATCGCTCGCATGCTTACTTCCAACATTATCGTGGAATGATATTTAATGAATTCCAGTTTACAAATGAAAATGCACCAATTGAATTTAACATTTAA
- a CDS encoding ABC transporter permease, whose translation MVILKKLSPIAIGFILLIVIWQFAIVIGGYQAALFPPPLKVGETLVAIISDGSLFTHIQISLFRFLSGYLVAVIVAVLLGLIVGRLPIMWKVLDPVVQVLRPVSPIAWSPFIVLWFGIGNMPAIVIIFIAAFFPVLLSTVTAVKKVDKTYLRIASNFEMSPFETLRKIILPASFPMIANGLHMALGAAWIFLVAGEMVGTQSGLGFLIVDARNSLSLDLVMACIVVIGVIGLVLDKGIHYFERYVNRIWGGSK comes from the coding sequence ATGGTCATTTTGAAGAAACTTTCACCGATTGCGATTGGTTTCATTTTACTCATTGTTATATGGCAATTTGCGATTGTTATTGGTGGATATCAAGCGGCACTTTTCCCTCCACCTTTAAAAGTAGGAGAAACATTAGTAGCTATTATTTCAGACGGTTCGTTATTTACACATATTCAAATTAGTTTATTCAGATTCCTTTCAGGCTATTTAGTAGCGGTTATCGTTGCCGTTTTACTAGGTTTGATTGTTGGAAGATTGCCAATTATGTGGAAGGTGCTTGATCCAGTTGTTCAAGTATTACGACCTGTTTCACCTATTGCGTGGTCACCGTTTATTGTCTTATGGTTTGGAATCGGAAATATGCCAGCGATTGTTATTATTTTTATAGCTGCATTCTTTCCCGTATTATTATCGACCGTCACAGCTGTTAAAAAGGTGGATAAAACATACTTACGTATTGCCTCAAACTTTGAAATGAGTCCGTTCGAGACATTGCGAAAAATCATTTTACCCGCATCGTTTCCGATGATTGCAAACGGATTACATATGGCATTAGGTGCAGCATGGATATTTCTAGTAGCAGGAGAAATGGTTGGTACTCAATCAGGACTCGGATTTTTAATTGTCGATGCACGAAATTCATTAAGTCTAGACTTAGTAATGGCTTGTATCGTGGTAATTGGGGTAATTGGCTTAGTTTTAGATAAAGGCATTCATTATTTTGAAAGGTATGTGAATCGAATTTGGGGCGGTTCAAAATAA
- a CDS encoding HNH endonuclease, translated as MIKRIAKGSGNFVKKAISGTGDFVSNKIEDAGFEKSAEWVKQASTGIGNASGASISLAGQVVEGSYKTLKGQIQKDTNTRTDGVDDLVDAGKILGNSVIHFVKTGATSTYDTASGLITKDYDKAKAGAWKLSQIAAVSVLAVSVVDLVDGTDVVQAESIQAINAQYEGDVHPITDVPFERSEIEYEGQIVSDVFPVFESPFTAEINESDYHLTDQAHNKIANLQLYDAIQTNPHLATEIGLNEMDINLLQHNITPDGYTWHHYEQPGQIQLVESSMHDQTAHTGGRFIWGGGSAYR; from the coding sequence ATGATTAAACGAATAGCAAAAGGTTCTGGAAATTTTGTTAAAAAAGCAATTTCTGGTACAGGGGATTTTGTAAGTAACAAAATTGAGGATGCAGGATTTGAAAAATCTGCAGAATGGGTAAAGCAAGCGTCCACTGGAATTGGCAATGCATCAGGTGCTAGTATTTCATTAGCTGGACAAGTAGTGGAAGGTTCATATAAAACGCTGAAGGGACAAATTCAGAAAGATACAAATACGCGTACTGATGGTGTCGACGATTTAGTTGATGCTGGTAAAATACTTGGCAATTCGGTCATTCATTTTGTGAAAACAGGTGCAACGAGTACATATGATACGGCATCTGGACTTATAACGAAAGATTACGATAAGGCAAAAGCGGGTGCATGGAAGCTCTCTCAGATAGCTGCTGTTTCCGTACTTGCAGTGAGTGTTGTTGATTTAGTTGACGGCACCGATGTCGTACAGGCCGAGTCCATTCAAGCGATTAACGCACAATATGAAGGCGATGTTCACCCGATTACCGACGTTCCTTTTGAGCGTAGTGAAATTGAATATGAAGGACAAATTGTTTCAGACGTTTTCCCAGTATTCGAAAGTCCATTCACTGCAGAAATCAATGAATCCGACTATCATTTAACTGATCAAGCGCATAATAAAATTGCTAATTTACAACTTTATGATGCCATCCAAACAAATCCCCATTTAGCAACAGAGATTGGCTTAAATGAGATGGATATCAATTTACTCCAACATAATATTACACCAGACGGCTACACTTGGCATCACTATGAGCAACCTGGACAAATTCAGTTAGTTGAATCTTCGATGCATGACCAAACCGCACATACAGGTGGTCGCTTTATTTGGGGTGGCGGGTCAGCATATCGATAA
- a CDS encoding helix-turn-helix domain-containing protein produces the protein MKTRYDLPCNIAQTLNILGDRWTLLIIHELLIGETNFNDIKLKLPGLSANVLSNRLKELEEADIVLSELYVSHPPRYRYTLTEKGTSLEHVFNSMIIWGAEHLEPCYKEIVDANEHRVEVGYYSTKTGERVDDFRIRPVKTV, from the coding sequence ATGAAAACACGATACGACTTACCTTGCAACATCGCACAAACATTAAATATACTCGGTGATCGATGGACACTTCTTATCATCCACGAGTTACTAATAGGTGAAACCAATTTCAACGATATTAAACTGAAGCTTCCTGGACTGTCTGCTAATGTCCTCTCTAATCGCTTAAAAGAATTAGAAGAAGCTGATATCGTCCTTAGTGAACTATATGTCTCTCATCCACCACGCTATCGTTATACATTAACTGAAAAAGGGACTTCGTTAGAGCATGTGTTTAATTCGATGATTATTTGGGGTGCCGAACATCTTGAACCTTGTTACAAAGAAATTGTTGATGCCAATGAACATCGTGTAGAAGTGGGTTACTATTCCACTAAAACTGGCGAACGCGTTGATGATTTTCGTATCCGCCCTGTAAAAACTGTCTGA
- a CDS encoding DUF2975 domain-containing protein, protein MKRETLILKLAVIIIGLPIAGILAFLTYDLIAVPKTKEFILFVPMVIVLYVAAIPYFIALFQTIKLLGYIDRNNAFSVLSVQALKKIKLCAIVISVFFIVDLPFLFRIADVDDAPGIVLFSLIIIFASIVIAVFAAVLQKLLTNALAIKSENDLTI, encoded by the coding sequence ATGAAACGTGAAACATTAATTTTAAAACTGGCTGTTATCATTATTGGCTTACCGATTGCTGGTATTTTGGCTTTTTTAACGTACGACTTAATTGCCGTTCCAAAGACGAAAGAATTTATATTATTTGTCCCCATGGTAATCGTACTTTATGTCGCAGCAATTCCATACTTTATTGCTCTTTTTCAAACGATAAAATTATTAGGCTATATTGATCGTAATAATGCTTTTTCAGTGTTATCCGTTCAGGCTTTAAAAAAAATTAAACTTTGTGCAATTGTTATTAGTGTATTTTTCATAGTAGATTTACCATTTTTATTTCGCATTGCAGATGTAGATGATGCACCAGGAATCGTTTTATTTTCGCTCATTATCATTTTTGCATCGATAGTAATTGCGGTATTTGCGGCCGTATTACAAAAATTATTAACGAATGCATTAGCTATTAAATCTGAAAATGATTTAACGATATGA
- a CDS encoding VanW family protein: protein MIKKWVLRLIVISICVLAGCQEKSSNSSGLDNKVSEVDETIEPVINQNVPEVDETKNDAQLNHPVVVKITDPRTLEIVHTITPQELGYDANYDLYKSKIKELAKQLARGTDASKGYDQTMVLDKIEDNGQILKGNPGMILKESELVEKILVASKNGDDVQLPLYAMESNYKVEDIPSLDDVIVASFTTYFNTSEIGRSKNVELSAITLNNILVGDGDYFSFNTMVGERTEAKGYQPALEIINKQFVMGIGGGICQTSSTLFNAVDQTGIRITERHHHSLNVGYVPTGRDATVSYGTLDFKFQNTSGAPFLIKTFYRQGELTIEIRTAEQYKDIFTKF from the coding sequence ATGATTAAAAAATGGGTTTTGAGGCTGATTGTTATCAGTATTTGCGTGTTAGCAGGTTGTCAGGAAAAATCTTCGAACTCATCAGGCTTGGATAATAAGGTTTCTGAAGTCGATGAAACAATTGAACCTGTTATCAACCAAAATGTACCAGAAGTTGATGAGACAAAGAATGATGCCCAACTAAATCACCCTGTCGTAGTTAAGATAACGGATCCACGAACATTAGAAATAGTCCATACGATAACACCGCAAGAATTAGGTTATGATGCAAATTATGACTTGTATAAATCTAAAATTAAGGAGCTAGCGAAACAACTGGCAAGGGGAACAGATGCATCAAAAGGCTATGACCAAACAATGGTACTCGATAAGATTGAAGACAATGGTCAAATCCTTAAGGGGAATCCAGGCATGATATTAAAAGAAAGTGAACTAGTTGAAAAAATACTTGTGGCTTCAAAAAATGGAGATGATGTTCAGTTGCCTCTATATGCAATGGAAAGTAATTATAAAGTAGAGGACATTCCTTCTTTAGATGATGTAATCGTTGCTTCATTCACGACCTATTTCAATACTTCTGAAATAGGAAGGAGCAAAAATGTAGAGCTCTCAGCAATCACTTTAAACAACATTTTGGTCGGGGATGGTGACTATTTTTCATTTAACACAATGGTTGGTGAAAGAACTGAGGCAAAGGGGTATCAACCTGCACTAGAAATCATCAATAAGCAATTTGTGATGGGAATTGGGGGAGGCATTTGTCAAACGTCTTCTACCTTATTTAATGCAGTGGATCAAACGGGAATAAGAATTACAGAAAGACATCATCATTCTTTAAATGTGGGCTATGTACCCACTGGAAGGGATGCCACGGTTTCTTATGGTACATTAGATTTTAAATTTCAAAATACGAGTGGGGCTCCTTTTTTGATCAAAACTTTTTATCGTCAGGGTGAGTTAACTATTGAAATTCGGACCGCTGAGCAATATAAGGATATTTTTACAAAGTTTTAG
- a CDS encoding PH domain-containing protein translates to MGFFDGLMGNSSELDLESVEKENKEILTENERVEKAYKVIRDTFIFTDKRLILIDKQGVTGKKTEYLSIPYKSIISFSIETAGTFDLDAELKIWMSGVAVPLQKKFNKSTNIYELQRVLAKYILK, encoded by the coding sequence ATGGGTTTTTTTGATGGATTAATGGGAAATTCAAGTGAGCTAGATTTAGAAAGTGTTGAAAAAGAAAATAAGGAAATTCTAACAGAAAATGAGCGTGTTGAAAAAGCATATAAAGTCATTCGAGATACATTCATCTTTACAGATAAGCGATTAATTTTGATCGATAAGCAAGGCGTTACAGGCAAGAAAACAGAATACTTGTCGATTCCTTACAAAAGCATCATTAGCTTTTCAATAGAAACAGCAGGTACATTCGATTTAGATGCGGAATTAAAAATTTGGATGTCAGGGGTCGCGGTACCGCTTCAGAAGAAATTTAATAAGTCTACAAATATTTATGAATTACAACGCGTGTTGGCAAAGTATATCTTGAAGTAG